CCATCGGCATTGTGGGCAACATCGCAAATTGTGAGCGGCTTTTCGGAAATTAGATGCCATCTGCCGAGCAAAGTTGTATTTTTTACAACACTTGCAATTCCCGAATGAATGTTATTTTCATTAATATTAAATCCGCTTTCATTTAATACATCAACAGCTTTTAAAGTTGTTACAATATTTTTTGCCTGATAAAATCCTAAAAGTTCAGATTGCAGATTTTGAATTGTTAATTCCTCATTTTTTAATACATCCATTACAAGCTTCTGGTTTTTATAATTCAAATTTTTTATTTCAAATTCTTCATCGGCAAAATATATCGGAGAATTATTGGCATCAGCTTTTTTAATAAAAATATCCTCAATTTCTTCCTGTGTTTCGCCAATTACAATAGGAACAGACGGCTTGATAATTCCTGCTTTTTCCTTTGCAATTCTTTCAATTGTACTTCCGAGCAGATTTGTATGGTCGATGCTTATGTTAGTTATCACAGATACAATAGGAGTTAAAACATTCGTTGAGTCGAGACGTCCACCCAAGCCGGTTTCGATTACCGCAATATCAACTTTTTCATCATAAAAATATTTTGCTGCCAACCCGAATGCCATTTCAAAAAACGATGGTTTTATTTTTTCAAATTCGGTTTTATTTTTTTCAATAAAATCAACAACATATTTTTCGGGAATTTCCTTGCCATTAATTTTAATTCTTTCGCGAAAATCTTTCAAATGAGGCGAAGTGAATAATCCGGTTTTTAATCCTGCTTCCTGCAAAACCGAAGCAAGATAATGCGATACCGAACCTTTACCGTTTGTTCCTGCAATATGAACCGACTTGAAATTATTCTGCGGGGTTCCAAGAAAATTGCAGATGTCAATAGTGTTATTCAAATCAGTTTTGTAGGCATTAATACCCACCCTTTGATACATCGGAAACTGATTGTAAAGATACTCGAGTGTTTGCTGGTAATTCATAGAAAACATTCAGTTAGAAATTAAAATGTTTGTGGTTTGTTATTTACAGTTTTTTCTGGAAGCTCATGGCTCATAGCTCGTAGCTTTATTTATTTTGGATTTTGAACATCTCAATTCAGAATGAAATGATAAGTTATTGAACCCTTTTGTTCTTCGGGTGCATCGGGCTTTGAGGAGAATGTAGTTTTCAAAGCTGCTTCTTCCGCTCTTTTCCAAAGAGTCGCATTTGTGGTTGTAGTGCCTTTGCTGCTTGCTCTCACCCTTATAACTTTTCCCTCCCTGTTAACAACAATTTCAACAGTTACAACTCCCGATTCCTGAATATCATATTTTGGTTCGGGTAAATATTTTTTTGTGCGACCTTCGAGTTTATATGAAACACCGTGACCTTTTCCGGAACCTATACCATTTCCTTCACCGTTGCCTATTCCGCCGCCTTTTCCGGGACCAGTTCCATTACCTCCACCACCGTCTCCTTTATAATTTTTCGAATAAATTGTTCCACCCGGTTTCCCCTGGTCGCCTGGTTTTCCGGTTTCTCCTTGATTACCTCCTTTATTCTTTTTCCATTTCGAAAAGTCGGCATTCGGATTTAATTCAG
This Bacteroidales bacterium DNA region includes the following protein-coding sequences:
- a CDS encoding folylpolyglutamate synthase/dihydrofolate synthase family protein, which gives rise to MFSMNYQQTLEYLYNQFPMYQRVGINAYKTDLNNTIDICNFLGTPQNNFKSVHIAGTNGKGSVSHYLASVLQEAGLKTGLFTSPHLKDFRERIKINGKEIPEKYVVDFIEKNKTEFEKIKPSFFEMAFGLAAKYFYDEKVDIAVIETGLGGRLDSTNVLTPIVSVITNISIDHTNLLGSTIERIAKEKAGIIKPSVPIVIGETQEEIEDIFIKKADANNSPIYFADEEFEIKNLNYKNQKLVMDVLKNEELTIQNLQSELLGFYQAKNIVTTLKAVDVLNESGFNINENNIHSGIASVVKNTTLLGRWHLISEKPLTICDVAHNADGIREVVKQIEQTTYNKLHIVFGMVDDKETENILNLLPNEATYYFCKASIPRALNERELLFKAKEIGLRGLSFSTVKQALERARQNAAPDDLIFVCGSIFVVAEIV
- a CDS encoding energy transducer TonB, producing the protein MAEKVDFILKNRKIIAAMGTMFFCLLLLWIFIFIVFRTSIPPFPDEGGGGGGLGIEVNLGNSNEGMGIIQSDQINTPEFSKPVVTESSKEKSEKLITQESNDESTIIKNDNNKNSKKNTVIAKNENKKKKDENKETELNPNADFSKWKKNKGGNQGETGKPGDQGKPGGTIYSKNYKGDGGGGNGTGPGKGGGIGNGEGNGIGSGKGHGVSYKLEGRTKKYLPEPKYDIQESGVVTVEIVVNREGKVIRVRASSKGTTTTNATLWKRAEEAALKTTFSSKPDAPEEQKGSITYHFILN